Part of the Gemmatimonadota bacterium genome, CTTGCGCACCGTGGACGACCGGATCCGCTCCTGCAGCTTCTCGAAGTAGAGCGCCTCGTCCACCGGGATATCGACCCAGTCGTCCTGCCAGGCGGAAAGCAGCATGGCGTTGGCCAGTTCGACGCCCCGGATGCCTTCAACGCCCGGCGCGATGAGCGGCGTGCCCTCCAGGATCGCGCGCACCCAGTCCTTCGTGATGCCCCTGTGCTCCTCGCCGCCGGCCTGGAAGGGGATTTCGCATTTCCAGGTCTCCGGGCTGCCGAAACCGCCCTTCCATTCGCGGTTGAAAACATCCGCCGGCGTGCGATTGCGCCAGAAGGTGATCCGGCCCTCCTCCATGACCACCTTTCCGTTGTCACCCGTGATTTCCATGCGGTTGGTTCCGGGCGACTCGCCCGTGGTCGTGATGAATACCCCCGTGGCGCCATTTTCGTACTCGGCGTAGGCCGTCACGTCGTCTTCGACCTCGATGTCGTGGTACTTGCCGAAGCCGCAGAAGGCCCGGATGCGTACCGGCATGCCGCAGATCCACTGCCAGAGGTCGAGGTTGTGGGGGCACTGGTTGGCGAGCACACCGCCGCCTTCGCCGGACCACGTGGCGCGCCAGCCGCCCGAGTCGTAGTAGCTCTGCGCGCGGAACCAGTTCGTAATGATGTAGTTCGTCCGGCGCAACTCGCCCAGTTCGCCCGATGACACGAGTTCCTTGAGCTTCCGGTGCTCGCCCAGCGTCCGCTGGTTGAACATCAGACCGAAGACGAGGCCGCTCTTCTCGGCCGCCGCGTTCATTTCCCGCACCTGGCGCGTGTATACGCCAGCCGGTTTCTCGCAAAGCACGTGCAGTCCCCGGCCGAAAGCCCTGACCGCCAGCGGCGGATGGTCGTAGTGGGGCGTCGCGATGATCACGGCGTCGATCGCCGCAGACTTCAGCAGTTCATCCGCGCTTCCATAGGTCGAGACGTCGTCGCCGGCGAGTGATTTCGCGCGCGCCAGTTGATCCGGATCGACATCGCAGACGGCCTTCAGCTCCGCGTCCGGCACTTCGTTCCCGGTGAGGTATTCGACGTGGAACCCGCCCATGTTCCCGAGGCCGATCACACCGATGCGTACGACGTCCATGGATTACTCCTTCCTGCGTCATTCGCGTCCTGCGGTTTTCAACCGTCCAGGTTCGCTTACCCGGCCAGGGCGGCAGGCTTTCCGTTACGCATCACAAAGGGGAAATGTTCGCCCGCCTGGTTCATGGGCGCCCCATCCGGCAGGTCGACGAAGGCCTTCATGACGTGCTGACCGGAAGCGACGAAGCGGGACTCGCCCGTCATGTAATGCATGGCGATGGCGCGTCGGGGCTGATCGGACCGGTTGAAAGGTGAGCCATGCCAGGTCAGCGAGTGGTGGAACGAAACCTCACCGGCCTTTACCGGCCAGGGGCGGGGTGCTACCTTTTCCGCGCCGTTGCCGCCCGGGGGCGCGAATCCTTCGATCCGCCCGAAGTCCTCGACCTGCTGCAGGTGGGCCTGCGTCCGCAGGAACTCGATCTGATCGCCCCACCGGTGGCTGCCCGGCGTCATCCACATGCACCCGTTTTCCACCGTCGCGTCGTCGAGGGCGACCCATGCGGATACCGGCGTCATGGGCCGTATGATGGGCCACAGCGGTGCATCCTGGTGCCAGCTGGTTACGCCGCCGTAGCCCGCCGGCTTGTACTGGATCTGGTCATGCCAGACCATCAGTTCGTCCGCCTCCGTGAGCCGGCTGATGGCATCCACGATGAAAGGATGGTGAATCAGCCTGTGGTAGGCGTCCGATACTTCCCAGATGTTCACGATCTGCCAGACGCAGCGATCCGGTTCCCGATCGCGGACCATGTTGTGGAACAGCACCGGCCTCGGTCCGTCCTCGGGAAAGCCTTCCGGACCGGTGTCGAGCACGCGCTGCAACTCGTCGCGTAGTTCCTGGACGCCGGCGTCGTCGAGCACGCGGCCTCCATTCAGAAAACCGTTCTGGCGGAATTCGGCTATTTGTTCATCGGTGATCATCCCGGCTTCTCCTGTTTCGACCGCGTACGAAGCACAGGAACAGTACGTGCCGTCGACGCTTTTTCGGTCTCCTTTGATGTCGTACCTACAGCTGATGACGTATCTACGGTGTTCAAAAACGTGTGTTTTTCAGGTTACCAATTTACCCCCCGGCACG contains:
- a CDS encoding Gfo/Idh/MocA family oxidoreductase, coding for MDVVRIGVIGLGNMGGFHVEYLTGNEVPDAELKAVCDVDPDQLARAKSLAGDDVSTYGSADELLKSAAIDAVIIATPHYDHPPLAVRAFGRGLHVLCEKPAGVYTRQVREMNAAAEKSGLVFGLMFNQRTLGEHRKLKELVSSGELGELRRTNYIITNWFRAQSYYDSGGWRATWSGEGGGVLANQCPHNLDLWQWICGMPVRIRAFCGFGKYHDIEVEDDVTAYAEYENGATGVFITTTGESPGTNRMEITGDNGKVVMEEGRITFWRNRTPADVFNREWKGGFGSPETWKCEIPFQAGGEEHRGITKDWVRAILEGTPLIAPGVEGIRGVELANAMLLSAWQDDWVDIPVDEALYFEKLQERIRSSTVRKKDTGGTTLSVEGTF
- a CDS encoding phytanoyl-CoA dioxygenase family protein; this translates as MITDEQIAEFRQNGFLNGGRVLDDAGVQELRDELQRVLDTGPEGFPEDGPRPVLFHNMVRDREPDRCVWQIVNIWEVSDAYHRLIHHPFIVDAISRLTEADELMVWHDQIQYKPAGYGGVTSWHQDAPLWPIIRPMTPVSAWVALDDATVENGCMWMTPGSHRWGDQIEFLRTQAHLQQVEDFGRIEGFAPPGGNGAEKVAPRPWPVKAGEVSFHHSLTWHGSPFNRSDQPRRAIAMHYMTGESRFVASGQHVMKAFVDLPDGAPMNQAGEHFPFVMRNGKPAALAG